The nucleotide window TCCCCATCATAGCTCCATCCATTAATGAAGGAGACTATGTGAATAGGAAGTCATTCCACAGCATTAATGTGCAGGTAGATTTACTGTCTTACAATAATAAAGACTACAGCACAACTTTAAAATATTGCAGCTAATATCTTTTCTCTGCACTGGCAAGATTATATGTGATGCAGCACATTTGATCTCAAATGTGGAGGCCAAATGGCCTGGCTCGGTACATGACTCAAGGATATATCGCGAGTCTACCCTGAGCAACAGAGTTGCAAATGGTAAGTTAAGCTTTGAACAAATAACATTCCCTTGTCTGCCTCTTTTACCACACTCACAATGTACCCACTATATACTTAAAGGGGAGTTTCATGGCCACCTGCTTGGTGACAGAGGGTACCCATGCCAGCCCACTCTGATGACCCCTTACCATGACCCTGAGCCGGGCCCTCAGCAGTGGTACAATGTGGCCCACTACAGGACTAGAGCCCGGGTGGAGATGACCATAGGCATTCTCAAAGCCCGGTTCCAGTGCCTACGTAGACTGAGGGTAAAACCAGAGAGGGCATGTGATATTATTGTGGCATGTGTTGTTCTTCATAATATTGCCACTATTAGAGGAGAGCAACACCCTGCCGTACAAAACGACCCTGAGGATGACCATCCCCTCCAACCTGCAGATGTCCAAAATGGGAGAGAAGTCAGAGACATACTGTGCCGCACACACTTCCACCAACCCTGACACTGAAATAAACACAAATCATTACCATTTCATTTTGTCTTCTttattgcctacaaatagaaatgcAACAATTAATATTAATATATTGTTCTGACAATTAACACTcactcacctgtgaccatgcaccCACCTGCAGCTGGTGTTCTAGCAATTCAATTTCTAGATCCGTCTTCTTTATCTTCCGCCCCAAAttcaccatctcttggtcagttttctctatttgttttAACAAATGGAGTTTGTACAAGTCCTTAactggtaactgggaatacattagGATGACATTAAATCCCAGTTCTACAcacagaattcacctgccatttacTGAACATCTCACTGTCTGTAGCTGTGCTTTGGAGGTTGATGGACCCCTCTCCTGGCAAGGctcatccatgctctgttcaacaggatcagactgTGCATTTAGTTTTTACATTCATTactctcatcacttcagtgtacATTTTAAACTGACAATTACACCCAAGACTGTAAATAAAGTACATGGAgagagaactatcatatatgtaGCTACCATATATGTAGGCCTCTCTGCAACCCCGTCTGTGGCAGCAGTCAATgtgtcctcatcatcatcatcctcatcatcatcctgtgatGAAAGGTATTGTTTCAGGATAGTCACCACTACTATGCATAATGGAGTATTGAGTGGCCTACTTACAAGTGGTACAGTTGTGCAAAGGCTTGCAGGAGGCTCAGCCACTCGGATTACACCATCAGTGACTAGAAGTGGACCAGGGTGGAAAatgaaaacacattcacacacatactcgcacaTACTTACATCTTATGTAGGCACTTGTGTCCTGTGGGGTGATTGGCTCTGATGAGCTTCCTCCAGGGATGCCTTCAGCCACTGGACAGCCAATGTTGTGGCTCAGAGCCAGCTCTTctgcagaggtcagaggtgctggtggtggcCCTCCACCCGTTTTGCGTGCCTCTGCCTTCTTTCTATTTGCTGAATTGAACTCAGTGTTAATTTAAGCAAGATATCAGGCGACAGGACATTGTGTGTTTCGGCCACTACAGGATAAAATAGGCAATGAGGAGATTCACTTTGTATGTCAAATATGATACCAAAGTGATGGAAGCTACAATCATGAACCTATAGGCCAAAAGGCTAAATATGCCTTACCGTTTGTATatttcattttcagttgttgCCAAGTGCGCTTCACGCCTGTGGGATTGCACCTATATGAACATTGTATTTGATTAAATTACAATTCCAACACTTTTtcacctgtaatattaacggacatTAAATGTTCGATTTATGGACTAAATTCAAACTTACGCATTGACTCGATCAGCAATTCTTTCCCACGCCAATTGTCTGTCCTTCGCAGCTACAGCCGTATTACTTTTTTTCCTAAATATGTGCTCGGACTCGCCATACGCACGGATTAAAATGTCCAATTCCATTGCGGTGAAATAGGAAGCCCTTTTTTTGTCACCTTTTTCCATGGTGAatcctagtatcggagctccatagATGTTGGCTTTTAGTAGAACTCGTGCACGCGCTaaactcagagttgacgtactcTGAGTCGAATTAACTAATTCATATCAAGTGTTCTGGAACCGAATTTTCGGAGTTTcccatgttacatttacatttagcagacgcttttatccagagcgacttacagtaagtacagggacattcccccgaggcaagtagggtgaagtgccttgcccagggacacaacgtcatttgacacggccgggaatcgaactggcaaccttcggattactagctcgattccctcaccgctcagccacctgactcccaccatgTTATAGTAACTCAACTCTAAGTTCAGGGTTaatctcagagtttgttaaacccgctacctggaataccccccaggaggtatataaacggatttattaacttttgagaacgtcttctagaccaataggaacagcgtattggtccaattattacaccttgcgcgtcgggcctaacaacacccttgaacacgtactttattggcgataaagtactgcctcgagtaccttattgcttttataatacggttgccagcgaaattataaatagtaaataaatagtaagctgcctttcagcacaaaatagttatagacaacaaacattgtgtatcgcatttcagtagccgagagaaaatagtccctgtaaacagtggctgttgctatgcaacggacaaacagcattgtgaacttcacgtttgttagcctagctagctagctagatctcgcaattgactttgctcatttcataaaagctgcctttaaaataacaacaatgacaatgggacactttcaataaaataatatttattttaaacattaggtctaaacatgttacggtttgcttatattgatttggatatttccactaattgtgcatccatggaaaacgtttcttatgtccccttcgtctctgatgacatcgctttcgaccactcttgctcactcttgctctctcatctttaaaaaatacatgttttaactatgaatttgactatgatgggtgtgaaaacaatttgaaataaattattaaatgaaatcatactcgaccgtaaccacatatctttaaaaatgcattgatttgtcatggctctcctccgagttttgactacagtactctctgactgtgtgtgagttggctcggccctccctcatgcaggattgacaggaacagaatgtgaggatgattgtgtgcgcctttaagcctacaagtatttttttgttgttctttgaattagtcaattattttaaatacaattaaaattcattatttcataataatttagtttttataggctgtattaatctattaaaaatagagtcggctcttcagatatgcgagccagctcccgacgttcaccttcaagagccggctcttagagaacgacccatcactactaaccactcatcaaaagttcttccccccaaaagatcgaagttaacatgaaacatgtttgcttactgttaatcttgaaatgacaacaaaatgacaacgacaaccaagtgacaacgaaaattaccaatgacaaccaaaaatgtaaccgttattttgagtgcgcactaatatggaacgctccatattaaggcaaatgtaaacaggcgtactgtaaacacctgtacaccgtacagtactttatgctcaataaagcacactccgtgactcactctcaaccaatcagaatgcttgatttcaaccacccgtattataaaagaaacgtaattatgtgggcaatcagaatgcttgatttcaaccACCCGTATTATAAAAGAAACGTAATTATgtgcaatgtagaacagcggacagatttgatatttgatcttttgttagttatggccatAGACATAtggttatggccattctagtgatgctactgtcatcatggctgctaatagaacggcgaaaccaggtcacatacggtctaataactatcattcattaccTAGTGAAatactgaagagtatttactttttatcggcgatattgacaacagaggttaaggaacttgtctttaatcaaaagatggtctccgttttcaatttaaagcagtagatctagctagtaggaaattttccattgcatcctctctctagcttcacgccttcggttattattcaagcctacggtgttaatacagtctgtaaaaataccactttgacacacttgcaagaaatgatacgctggttagatgtagcatgatcttattatttaagtataaaaaaaactcaccagggacaacgacaacattggcaaacctgcactatgaattattattttgatgtcatcttaaattaagtgtctgaacaggactgggtgtgcaggcacacatgattagtttctcctccgtcttgaacctgaaacctagattctaggttagaaatgttgccagtctgttgccaatgaccaacggttgctacgtttttccagcaagttcaagtcattccagtgttgtccttttaccttcaaattcgttcaacccagacttcagcgactggttttctgctaaattttcacattttcctgcagctcatctttctgaatttttgcccttattgttttgcatttttcttcttcttttcttctcttttcttcagttttctgccttcatcttgctccaggtcctttcaaaaatacctttcacagcagtaccttccaactgccagtacttttgcatttttcttctattttctgtacttttctgccttcatcttgctgcaggtcctttctaacatacatttcaggacttttgaaactccagcaaataattttctgctaaattttcaaattcttcagaattatttctctttttgcatttttcttctcttttctgtagttttatacatccgtccagctccagcccctttcaaaaatacctttcaggcgcttcagcttataactttctactacattttcacaattttccgcttttttagcatggtcatctatccccattcaggttttcagcattctcagtgctgtttcgcaggaacagctttttctagttattatttctttttgcccccctaaacctcagtcaatatttggaatacatagacaacctaggtgtcaaaagtttcctCTTGTCGAGTGTactgtagactgagctggctggtgaagggatcctgagctgactggaaatagtagactgagctggctggtgaagggaccctgagctgactggagatggtaaactgagctggctggtgaagggaccatgagctgactggagatggtagactgagctggctggtgaagggaccatgagctgactggagatagtagactgagctggctggtgaccTATCGATCAAACGATCGATAGGTCTCGGTCTGATCTAAAAGTTATTTCCCGACCTTTAAACCTTCGTCATTGTCTTTCTTGCTCTGTCCTTACACATCTAAAGATTATGTTTTTTAATCTCTTCAATCTATAGCCTTTATTTGACAAACTCTACAAAGGCATTGTCTCTATCTTCAGCCTCAAAAAGGTCACTGACAACAGCATCTGAAGCTAGTTTTCATGATGTTATGTGACTTTCTCCCTCCAATGTCTGGTCAAATGGGTTGATCATACATTTGATTATTGACATGATGTTTTGAATATCCTTTTTATCTTTTCATGATTCATGCAGTTCACGGTGTTGGAGTGATGTGGTGCATCTATGCACTGCATCTTTGTTTAGGGAGAATCCAGTCAGTCCAACTTTAGTTTTGGAGTCTCTGTTGGCTGTTTGCTCTATGACTTGATCACAGGCAGTGTTTGCAAAACCATACTCCTGTTGTCTCTGAGCAACAAAATCCCcagattgtaaaaaaaaaaaaacatgggagCAGACACTCGGACGACTAGAGGGGCATGGTATTCCACATCAGATTATAGGTCTTCTTTGTCCTGCCCAttctcctctgccctgctcGTCCTGTCTGTGCTTTCAATAAGCATGCAATGTATGTAAATtcattttcaaataaaatgtggtGCACTTAGATTGTAATAGCAAAATTGATTTTGCAGTAGGTTATTTGTATACACTGACCCCACTGTACATCTTGCCatacaaaatacagaatttCATACACACCTTCTGTTTGGAAAACCTTATCCAGAGCTGTATTTTCACTCCTCTTATGTGCTTTAGCTGTTATTGTTGTGTTGGTAAAGTTACTGTAACACCATTGTGAAATCCAGCATTACCTAGCATATGGTTCTGAGGTGCTGAATTTAAGTCAAATCTTTCCACTGCCTTTTCTGCAAGAATGCTTTCCTTGCTGTCCAAAGTTTGCAATTGCAATGGACTCTGAACAAACTTTGACCAACTACCTTCAGTAAATGGGAAGATTAAATCCCTTTGATTTGCTGCTTACATGCATACAGCATGATTGCAACTACTTGTGGCCTTGAATACACTGCTAGCAATACAATTAATTGTGCACATGCATGTATTATGCTAATGAGGTTCGTTTTCCAACTTGTTAACTGTGCAGAGATGTCAATATGTATTGATGAGTGTTACTGATGTGGTATACCTACTCTTGGCCTATTATAATTGCGTATGTCATTGATTAATGTCATTATTATATGTTTAGGcgacacacacttaaaacaatactgtacatttatttgAACAATGTTCTGCACATTTTATTATCACTTAACTGTTAACTTGCTCTGATGAATAATAGCAGCGCAATAATATAACAAATATCCTTGTTTAAGTGGAATGTTTCTTTAGAGAATACCTGAATCAGCCATTTGTTTGACTTTTCCCATACATTTGAAGCCCAGTCACCCACTGACAATATACCCGCTCAACAAAATGCACGTGAATGTTTACTTCCTACTTTACGCGCCTTGAATATCGGGGTATACGATTGGTGGATTTTATGAAGGTGTCATGTATATGAGCTGTTATTGGATGCGGACCATAGTTGTCCAGAAAACATGCCTGTGTCGATaaagaaacaaaatgtttgTTCCTTGAAAAATGTGCAAGAACTGGACATGCCAACACATTTTTTTAAGGGTTGTAGAAAAGTTTTAAAGCGCTACAGaaaaatccagctcctccacgaTTTTGAGCTTCGGCCCACCACCAACCTAACTGTGCTGAATGCAGAATGCATTCTATTACAGGGATGCAGCATACATCTGGGATCCCTTTCCTTGCCATGGTGAGGGTCATTTGTAATATTTGTGAGTATCCCATAGAAAAGCAATCGCTCGATCAGaccacaataaaggcaaatgtTTCAGGCAACTTCAGAAAATCCTAATTGTTTTAGGTTTATAACATATCTTAGGCCACTTTTTGGTCCACCTGTAAAATATGTTGTGCAAATATAATACAGTAAACATCAACAAATAACATTATTCCTACTGTCAAATTCCCCAAAGAACAACTAACTGGTGACAACATTATGTTGGGGATGGAGATACGGAAATGTTTTCTTCAGCAGTGACCAGGGCTGAGAAGGGAAATTGAATGTACCAAAGTGTTGAATAATCATGGAGGAACACCTTGCAGCCCTCTTCAGATAAGCTGGCATTGGCATTCTGGAGGGTATCTCCATCCCCACGACCCAAACCACACAGCAAAAGCCATAATGCGCTGGCTGAGGGAGAAATATGAGGATCACCCTGAATGGTCCAATCAAAGCccaaaacaaaataaatctaTTGATAAATTAACCTGCAACATTACTTCAGCATGTTTGTCCATTATCACtccgggggtcaggtggctgagcggttagggagtcgggctattaatcagaaggtttcaggttcgattcccgactgtgcaaaatgacgttgtgcccttgggcaaggcacttcaccctacttgccttggggagaatgtccctgtacttactgtaaatctgtTAAATCggataaatgattaaatgtaaacacTGCCTGGACTGATTTACTCTATCACAATTCAATTCTTGCCAAACAATACATGAGCAAAGTTGGAAAAATGACAGCAGCGATAGTTCTGAAATGTGCTTCCACTATAAATTCAGATCTATTCTTATCAATGAAAAATCTAGATATTCAACTTTGGTCATGTTGTTTAGATTTTGTAAAAAGTTGTGGAATATATTTTTAACTTGGAAGTGGTAGACCACAAAATTGAAAGGGAAAAGGAGAATAACAAGTAAAAATAATGGACATGTATCTAACACACTCTAGATCAAATATACACTCTCAAAGACCCTGACAGAATACCACTCTTACTGTAATCTGCCCCTAACATGCCACTATTATTTTGTTGATAATTGATTAATTGATGCGTGAGGTCAAAACACCTTAtgcgtaaaaaaaaaacgtgtcggttttgtaaatacatttgtggTGTGTGTCATGCCCACGGCCTGATTACCTGCACCTGTCTTGTGTCTGTATCAGGTTTTAAGTTGGCTCGTTTGATGTAGTTTGTTTCACCTCAGTGTCCATGTGTTGGTCCATGTGTGCACATGGACCAAACTAAACCAAATGGTTTCTTCGCTTCCTTATCGAGTTATGAGTGAGTATTCCTGCCATGTAATTGTTTTGAAGAATAAACACGTTTTGTTTCTTGGTGATcttgcctgcctccctctgcattTGGATCCACACTCCTGCATTCACCCAGACAATGTGTTTATGATGTTGGCAATGGCAATTACTAATCAAAACTTATGTGTTGTGGGCTGTACTACGAAGCAGTATTTGGGGTTAGTGAGGTGACTTCAGGTTTTACCCTGGGTTTTCAGTTTCACAAAGGTGGTTCCCTTTTTGATGGGGTACATCACCATGGTAGCTCACCTGTTCGATAAAGCAAGTTTACTGAATAAGCCAGGCTGATGTCAGTTAGCCTAactaatttccagttgatttggttAACTGCAGGTTAACTGTCAGACTTAGCTAGGTTAGCCTGGTTAAGGTTGTTCCTTAACCAGCCGTTCCTGTAACGCTAACCTAATGGGGAAGCAATGATTTACCACAGACTGTCAGCCGTGATGCCATAATTTACTTTATCAACCACTTTCATATCTGTTTGTTATTATAGTTTGCTCATCGTGTCTAAGATATGCGGCTCTGGTAACTTGTACTTGTTTGCAATTGGACTTACCGTGCCAACACCACCCCACATGAACGTGCTCATAGCTCGATTGGGAAAACCTTCGGTTGACTTATCGAGTCGATAACAAACTCTGCATTTCTACatatcccctcccactttctgagcctgatacagTTGGCAAACATGAggtgtcctttcctggttcaggcCGACCGATCTTGAACAAAATGTAATTCACTTAGTTATAGCTACGTCGAGAGAGGTTTTTAAGACcgcgattcgatgtgctttacttccctgatgaatacctaagttaatgttactgttttcccGTCACACTTTATTTATTAGTTTTATTACACAgtttattttagcaacattctcagcccttacatcgctaatgttacacACAATTTTACATGAGCTGAACTGTTTCTTCAACAGGTTTAGCTCACAGCCCTCAActgtctcctccacacaccacacctccctAACACCGCCGcagccttcccccctcccccctccgtccCCCCTGGTGAGCTATATGGACATAGAGCCCTCTACATCAAAGGGCTCTTCAACCACTGACGCCatgatccccctccctccctctctgcgacGCCCTCATCTACCTGCTGCAACAAGCTCAGTCGCACCTGGATGGAACCGGTGGCTCTGTGAGAATCACTTTCTTTGATTTCTCCAGTGCATTCAACACCATCCAACCACTGCTGCTGAGTGAGAAgctgtgggtggtgggggtggacacGTCCACTGTCTCCTGGATCACTGACTACCTCACAGGCAGACCACAGTTTGTCCGACTGGGCAGTGTGCTGTCTGACACAGTGGTCAGTGGTACTGGAGCTCCACAGGGAACTGTTGTGTCTCCCTTCCTGTTCACCTTATAGACCTTTTTTTGGAATGTAAACAATAACAGATCAGTTTATAACACAAGGCCCTGAACTACATCCGGCTAGCGCGTCTTGTACATT belongs to Osmerus eperlanus chromosome 8, fOsmEpe2.1, whole genome shotgun sequence and includes:
- the LOC134025239 gene encoding putative nuclease HARBI1, encoding MICVALRFFANGSFLYNIGDAEHLGKTTVCRAIRKVALALKGLLQTYVVFPGHKPLRTIKEEFHMISGFPNVIGCIDGTHIPIIAPSINEGDYVNRKSFHSINVQIICDAAHLISNVEAKWPGSVHDSRIYRESTLSNRVANGEFHGHLLGDRGYPCQPTLMTPYHDPEPGPQQWYNVAHYRTRARVEMTIGILKARFQCLRRLRVKPERACDIIVACVVLHNIATIRGEQHPAVQNDPEDDHPLQPADVQNGREVRDILCRTHFHQP